Within Equus przewalskii isolate Varuska chromosome 9, EquPr2, whole genome shotgun sequence, the genomic segment AAAGCAGCAGACGTGGGCCTAGCCGGGGTGCCCACCCGGAGGCCATGGCCCATTAGCGATGGGACGGCCCCTGTGGCTACTGCCACCAATCGTGGTGACATCTTACATTCCATGACCCAGCGATGGTTCTATAGTTCCGTGAACCAGGCATGGCGGCTGCTTTCCATGCGGCCAACTGGCTTGTTTTGGACTAGCAGTGGTGGCTAACTTGGACGCGTCTGTGCCATAACGGCAGCCATCGTGGTTACTGGAATCCAGTACGGAAGCCGTCTTGGTCAAGTAGAGGCCCTGCTTGGATGTTGCTACCTAGTCCTGGCATCATCCTGGTCACCGTGACCCACTCGTGGTGGATCTCGCTGTTTACGGCCCAACCCTGGTAGCCGTTGGGTAGCAATCCCACTGACATTTGGTCCACCCCGCGCCCCCACTGCCTCCTCCGCTCACCTCCTTCTCCAaagcctcttccttctcctcctgcttggCCTCAGCTTCCGGCTGGCGGAGGTGGTAGTGGTGCGGCGAGTCCTCGGGcctctctcctccccgcccccgggCCCCCTGCCGCAGGCCGCGGCCCCCACCCAGCACCTGCACACCCTTCTCTTCCGCCTCGAACTGGGCCGTCTCCTCGTCACTGGCCTGCTCTGCCACCCGCTGCCGGGGCCCCCCTCCACCCTCTAAATGCCGCTTCCACGGGCCCTCGGAGGTGTCCAAGGGccccctcttcttttccttttcctcctcctcctcttcctcctcctcttcctcctcctcgcgGTCCTCCTCGTGGCGGAGCTGGCTGTGGAGCTGCTTGCGGATGACCTGTTCCCGCACCTCGGACTTGTGGgtcctctctgctgcctcctcttcctcgtCCCTCGCCTCGTGGCTGGACCTCGTCTTCCCAGCCTCCTGCTTCTTCAAGGCCCCAACCAGGAGGCCTTTCTCCCCGGTGGACACACAGCCGTGGGGCTCTGTCTCACACATTTCTAGTGGAAAGAGAGGATGCTCTCGGTGCAGCAGACCTGGAAACGGAGCTAGAGGGGTTCTGGGGGGCTGCCTGAGGCCCCACAGGGGGACTGCCAGCACTGGGAGAGGACATTCTCTGCCCCGCTCCCGTTCCTCTGCAGGGAGCccaagggtggggctggggccccaGCTCCATCAGGCTGGACCCACTGGGCAGTGCTGTGCCAGCCCAGGCAGGAGGGCTCTGGAGTGAGAAGAGGACCCCTTCCTC encodes:
- the CCER2 gene encoding coiled-coil domain-containing glutamate-rich protein 2, with product MQRCGPAPLRRLLPLPLPPLLVLLLGAATAAPLAPRPSKEELTRCLAEVVTEMLTLGQAQKGPCTALLHKEMCETEPHGCVSTGEKGLLVGALKKQEAGKTRSSHEARDEEEEAAERTHKSEVREQVIRKQLHSQLRHEEDREEEEEEEEEEEEEKEKKRGPLDTSEGPWKRHLEGGGGPRQRVAEQASDEETAQFEAEEKGVQVLGGGRGLRQGARGRGGERPEDSPHHYHLRQPEAEAKQEEKEEALEKEEREMERLEHVREELKEAAAMLGEELQRAG